A single Brassica rapa cultivar Chiifu-401-42 chromosome A04, CAAS_Brap_v3.01, whole genome shotgun sequence DNA region contains:
- the LOC103864263 gene encoding epimerase family protein SDR39U1 homolog, chloroplastic, which produces MELLCSTTSLSSSSFALSSSLFVPPSFSMGGTKRRLVVLCSSEKSEKEDKMTVSVTGATGFIGRRLVHRLRSDNHSVRVLTRSKSKAELIFPAKDFPGIVIAEEGEWRDCIQGSTAVVNLAGLPISTRWSPEIKKEIKDSRVRVTSKVVELINNSPVDARPTVLVSATAVGYYGASETGVFDEKSPSGNDYLSEVCREWEGTALKANKDVRVALIRIGVVLGKDGGALAMMIPFFQMFAGGPLGSGQQWFSWIHVDDLVNLIYEALTKPSYQGVINGTAPNPVRLGEMCQQLGSVLGRPSWLPVPDFALKALLGEGATVVLEGQKVLPVRAKELGFEFKYKYIKDALRAIMQ; this is translated from the exons ATGGAGCTTCTCTGCTCAACAACGTCtctttcctcctcctccttcgcTCTGTCGTCTTCTCTTTTCGTTCCTCCGTCATTCTCC ATGGGAGGCACAAAGAGGAGGTTAGTGGTTCTATGTAGCTCTGAAAAATCAGAGAAg GAAGATAAGATGACAGTGTCAGTAACTGGAGCAACTGGCTTTATAGGCAGACGATTGGTTCACAGACTTCGTTCTg ATAATCACTCTGTCCGTGTCTTAACTCGCTCCAAATCCAAAGCTGAGCTTATATTTCCTG CCAAGGACTTCCCAGGTATCGTGATTGCTGAAGAAGGGGAGTGGAGAGACTGCATTCAAGGCTCTACTGCTGTTGTCAACTTGGCTGGTCTGCCTATTAGTACTAGGTGGTCTCCCGAG ATCAAGAAGGAGATCAAGGACAGCCGAGTCCGTGTCACTTCTAAA GTTGTTGAGTTGATTAATAATTCACCAGTGGATGCTCGACCTACCGTTCTTGTTAGCGCCACAGCTGTTGGTTACTATG GTGCTAGTGAGACAGGAGTCTTTGATGAAAAGAGTCCGTCAGGAAATGATTATCTTTCAGAG GTTTGCAGAGAATGGGAAGGAACAGCGCTGAAAGCCAATAAGGATGTAAGAGTTGCACTTATCCGCATTGGTGTTGTTCTGGGTAAAGATGGTGGGGCTTTAGCCATGATGATACCCTTTTTCCAAATGTTTGCTGGAGGACCTCTGGGTTCAGGACAACAATG GTTCTCTTGGATTCACGTGGATGACTTGGTGAATCTTATCTACGAAGCCCTCACTAAACCATCCTATCAAG GAGTTATAAACGGGACTGCGCCAAACCCGGTTAGGCTTGGGGAGATGTGCCAGCAGCTAGGCAGCGTTCTTGGTCGGCCGTCGTGGCTACCAGTTCCTGACTTTGCACTCAAAGCTTTGCTCGGAGAAGGTGCAACTGTGGTTCTTGAAGGACAGAAGGTTTTACCTGTAAGAGCCAAAGAGCTTGGCTTTGAATTCAAGTACAAATACATTAAAGATGCTCTTAGAGCCATTATGCAGTAA
- the LOC103864265 gene encoding 30S ribosomal protein S31, mitochondrial, with product MFPSTLRKREREMAAAMQWCSSMTRRIMMTQRTSAALTCSARYSSSLSPAAAAMEVCGRGDSKTKKGKRFKGSYGNSRGKKQKMIERIKDKLELPRSTPWPLPFKLI from the coding sequence ATGTTTCCGTCTACGttgaggaagagagagagagagatggcggCGGCGATGCAGTGGTGCAGCTCCATGACGCGGCGGATTATGATGACGCAGCGTACGTCTGCAGCGCTGACTTGTTCGGCGAGGTATTCTTCTTCGTTATCCCCGGCGGCGGCGGCGATGGAAGTGTGCGGGAGAGGGGATAGTAAGACGAAGAAAGGGAAAAGGTTCAAAGGATCGTACGGGAACTCGAGAGGGAAGAAGCAGAAGATGATTGAAAGAATCAAAGACAAGCTCGAACTCCCCAGATCCACTCCTTGGCCTCTCCCTTTCAAGCTCATCTGA